The proteins below come from a single Streptomyces spongiicola genomic window:
- a CDS encoding protein kinase domain-containing protein, producing MSQDGARGGRYAGGSVGGGRYRFRDLLGEGGMASVHLAYDTALDRQVAVKTLHTELGREQSFRERFRREAQAVAKLSHPNIVSVFDTGEDAVAFDGSPAGDGMPMPYIVMEYVEGMPLGAVLHEDVRQFGAMPAEKALKVAADVLAALETSHEMGLVHRDIKPGNVMMTKRGVVKVMDFGIARAMQSGVASMTQTGMVVGTPQYLSPEQALGRGVDARSDLYSVGVMLFQLLTGRLPFDAESPLAIVYAHVQEEPAAPSSVNRSVTPAMDALVARAMRKNPNERFPTAAAMRDECLRVASAGGAHPPVIVHGTPTTNSGSGVGSAVFPPVDRSAQGPPPGPHHVRHVQQPYQPGPYGPPAPAPGPGPGPGPGHGPGPGYGYPHQAPAQAYRSPATVPPAYHHSARRAGAPAPSRQGGRIMPVVIGSILVALLAIGGLNAALNLIGGDDGDGDAGPSVTEAAEAWGHRPPERDRTMDAEECSDAEEDTEDPGKVQAPSFVQKDLISVKSCLQAAGWKIKETRVDHPQYAEDQVIEQSPAEGTAVLLGDQTFEIMVASGYPEP from the coding sequence ATGAGCCAGGACGGCGCACGGGGCGGCCGCTACGCGGGCGGTTCGGTCGGGGGCGGCCGGTACCGGTTTCGCGATCTGCTCGGCGAGGGCGGGATGGCGTCGGTGCACCTGGCGTACGACACCGCGCTGGACCGCCAGGTGGCCGTGAAGACCCTGCACACCGAACTCGGCCGGGAGCAGTCCTTCCGCGAGCGTTTCCGGCGCGAGGCGCAGGCCGTGGCCAAGCTGTCCCACCCGAACATCGTGTCCGTCTTCGACACGGGGGAGGACGCGGTGGCGTTCGACGGCTCCCCCGCGGGGGACGGCATGCCGATGCCGTACATCGTCATGGAGTACGTGGAGGGCATGCCGCTGGGTGCCGTGCTCCACGAGGACGTCCGGCAGTTCGGCGCGATGCCCGCCGAGAAGGCTCTGAAGGTGGCCGCGGACGTGCTGGCGGCGCTGGAGACCAGCCACGAGATGGGACTGGTCCACCGGGACATCAAACCGGGCAACGTGATGATGACGAAGCGCGGCGTCGTGAAGGTGATGGACTTCGGCATCGCCCGTGCCATGCAGTCGGGCGTCGCGTCGATGACGCAGACCGGCATGGTCGTCGGCACCCCTCAGTACCTGTCCCCCGAGCAGGCCCTGGGGCGCGGCGTCGACGCCCGCTCCGACCTGTACTCGGTCGGCGTGATGCTCTTCCAGCTGCTGACGGGCAGGCTGCCGTTCGACGCGGAATCACCGCTGGCGATCGTGTACGCCCATGTGCAGGAGGAACCGGCCGCCCCGTCCTCCGTCAACCGCTCGGTGACACCGGCGATGGACGCCCTCGTCGCCCGGGCGATGAGGAAGAACCCCAACGAGCGCTTCCCCACCGCCGCCGCCATGCGGGACGAGTGCCTGCGGGTCGCGAGCGCGGGCGGCGCGCACCCACCGGTGATCGTGCACGGCACGCCGACGACGAACAGCGGCTCGGGGGTCGGGTCCGCGGTGTTCCCGCCGGTCGACCGGTCGGCCCAGGGCCCGCCCCCCGGTCCGCACCATGTCCGCCATGTCCAGCAGCCGTACCAGCCGGGCCCGTACGGCCCACCGGCCCCGGCACCCGGTCCCGGTCCTGGTCCTGGTCCTGGCCACGGTCCCGGTCCCGGCTACGGCTACCCGCACCAGGCCCCGGCCCAGGCCTACCGGAGCCCGGCCACCGTGCCGCCCGCGTACCACCACTCCGCCCGGCGGGCCGGAGCCCCCGCACCGTCCCGCCAGGGCGGGCGGATCATGCCGGTGGTCATCGGCTCGATCCTGGTGGCGCTCCTCGCGATCGGCGGACTGAACGCAGCGCTCAACCTGATCGGCGGCGACGACGGAGACGGAGACGCCGGCCCGTCGGTGACGGAGGCGGCCGAGGCCTGGGGCCACAGGCCGCCCGAGCGCGACCGCACGATGGACGCGGAGGAGTGCTCGGACGCGGAGGAGGACACCGAAGATCCGGGGAAGGTCCAGGCCCCCAGCTTCGTGCAGAAGGACCTGATCTCGGTGAAGTCGTGCCTCCAGGCCGCCGGCTGGAAGATCAAGGAGACCCGGGTCGACCATCCGCAGTACGCGGAGGACCAGGTCATCGAGCAGTCCCCCGCGGAGGGCACGGCCGTGCTCCTGGGCGACCAGACATTCGAGATCATGGTCGCGAGCGGGTACCCGGAGCCGTAG
- a CDS encoding protein kinase domain-containing protein produces MAPESEPPGGGVSDAADSWGEGKLVGDGRYRMTHRLGRGGMAEVFAAEDVRLGRTVAVKLLRADLAEDPVSKARFTREAQSVAGLNHHAIVAVYDSGEDVVDGQPVPYIVMELVEGSTIRDLLINAEAPPPEQALIIVSGVLEALAYSHQHGIVHRDIKPANVIITKSGAVKVMDFGIARALHGASTTMTQTGMVMGTPQYLSPEQALGKAVDHRSDLYATGCLLYELLALRPPFTGETPLSVVYQHVQDMPVPPSEVSDVAPPELDGLAMRALAKDPDDRFQSAEEMRALLQYGLQMLQQQGSHTGAWNTGPVVMHEAGHTPAQGMGATAVMGHPHHGETSQGPLLPPRNPEDGAYGAGPGGGGGRGKVWLFVALAVIAVVAGVAFALDRAGSPGTTPRDDQKVSESPTTSGPSTTPSSEEPEEEEEPEQNTNGHQGNWPPSERPSQRDRWPSAPQTPSDAPSGTPSTTEGATEGATEGNTSEGTTEGNTSEGTTEGNTSEGTSTGTSTGTSTGTSAGTDAGTTTGTDAGADAGTTAGDTGS; encoded by the coding sequence ATGGCACCCGAATCCGAACCACCTGGCGGCGGAGTGTCGGATGCTGCGGACTCCTGGGGTGAGGGCAAGCTCGTCGGCGACGGCCGCTACCGAATGACCCACCGTCTGGGACGGGGCGGCATGGCCGAGGTGTTCGCGGCGGAGGACGTCCGGCTCGGCCGCACCGTCGCGGTGAAGCTGCTCCGGGCAGACCTGGCCGAGGACCCGGTGTCCAAGGCGCGTTTCACACGCGAGGCGCAGTCCGTCGCGGGCCTCAACCACCATGCCATCGTCGCCGTGTACGACTCCGGCGAGGACGTGGTGGACGGCCAGCCCGTGCCGTACATCGTGATGGAGCTGGTCGAGGGCAGCACCATCCGCGATCTGCTGATCAACGCCGAGGCGCCGCCGCCCGAGCAGGCGCTCATCATCGTCTCCGGTGTCCTGGAGGCCCTCGCCTATTCACACCAGCACGGCATCGTCCACCGCGACATCAAGCCGGCGAACGTCATCATCACCAAGAGCGGCGCGGTCAAGGTGATGGACTTCGGCATCGCCCGCGCCCTGCACGGCGCTTCGACGACGATGACCCAGACCGGCATGGTCATGGGCACCCCGCAGTACCTCTCGCCCGAGCAGGCGCTCGGCAAGGCCGTCGACCACCGCTCCGACCTGTACGCCACGGGCTGCCTGCTGTACGAACTGCTCGCGCTGCGACCGCCGTTCACCGGTGAGACACCGTTGTCCGTCGTCTACCAGCACGTCCAGGACATGCCGGTGCCGCCCTCCGAGGTCTCGGACGTGGCGCCGCCGGAGCTGGACGGCCTGGCGATGCGCGCGCTCGCCAAGGACCCCGACGACCGGTTCCAGAGCGCCGAGGAGATGCGGGCGCTGTTGCAGTACGGGCTGCAGATGCTCCAGCAGCAGGGCAGCCACACGGGTGCCTGGAACACGGGCCCGGTCGTGATGCACGAGGCGGGCCACACCCCGGCGCAGGGCATGGGCGCTACGGCGGTGATGGGGCACCCGCACCACGGGGAGACCTCGCAGGGCCCGCTCCTCCCGCCGCGCAATCCGGAGGACGGAGCCTACGGCGCCGGACCCGGCGGCGGGGGCGGACGGGGCAAGGTGTGGCTGTTCGTCGCGCTCGCCGTGATCGCGGTCGTGGCGGGTGTGGCCTTCGCGCTGGACCGGGCGGGCAGCCCCGGCACGACGCCCAGGGACGACCAGAAGGTCTCCGAATCCCCGACCACGTCCGGCCCTTCGACGACCCCCTCCTCGGAGGAGCCGGAGGAGGAAGAGGAGCCGGAGCAGAACACCAACGGCCACCAGGGCAACTGGCCGCCGAGCGAGCGTCCCTCCCAGCGGGACAGGTGGCCGTCCGCGCCGCAGACCCCGAGTGACGCCCCGAGCGGCACCCCCTCGACCACCGAGGGCGCCACCGAGGGGGCCACGGAGGGCAACACCAGCGAGGGGACGACGGAGGGCAACACCAGCGAGGGGACGACGGAGGGCAACACCAGCGAGGGCACGTCCACCGGTACTTCCACCGGCACGTCGACCGGCACCTCCGCCGGCACGGACGCCGGCACGACGACCGGCACGGACGCGGGTGCGGACGCCGGCACCACCGCCGGGGACACGGGCAGTTGA
- a CDS encoding phosphotransferase: MPRSSALAPPPAPPPLTALLRRYEDAGEPLSCEPVTQGLLNRGYRIATTRGAYFLKQHVDEPTADRATIARQHRAVRRLQSIGVPVAPPVADRSGDTVAVIGGHCYALHPWVDGRHRRGAQLTTVESRRLGALLGLVHTGLERVMHADAGASMAAPMNAAVNATVNAAVSPETYEVMGAGTAGAAGTVTGTDGYPGALRPHESADPGETFALIDTLLVLARAHRPRDSFDALAEYRLLERRALLEGHAHRRPPPAAAGGWVHGDFHPLNLLYRGDHTGAEPAAIVDWDRLGVQPRAEEAVRAAAIFFVRPSGRLELGKVRAYARAYRRAAGADRAELAAAVHRVWWERLNDFWILRWRYQLHDRRADPQFPAVSALAVWWTREYEAVCDAFAG; encoded by the coding sequence GTGCCGCGCTCATCTGCTCTTGCCCCACCCCCTGCCCCACCCCCTCTCACCGCGCTACTGCGCCGGTACGAGGACGCCGGCGAACCTCTCTCCTGCGAGCCCGTCACCCAGGGCCTGCTGAACCGCGGCTACCGGATCGCCACCACACGCGGTGCCTACTTCCTCAAACAGCACGTGGACGAGCCGACCGCCGACCGCGCGACCATCGCCCGCCAGCACCGCGCCGTACGCCGCCTCCAGTCCATCGGAGTGCCCGTCGCCCCACCCGTGGCCGACCGGTCCGGCGACACGGTGGCCGTGATCGGCGGCCACTGCTACGCCCTGCATCCCTGGGTGGACGGAAGGCATCGCCGGGGCGCCCAGCTCACCACGGTCGAGTCCCGCCGGCTGGGCGCGCTGCTCGGTCTGGTCCATACCGGCCTGGAGCGGGTCATGCACGCAGACGCGGGCGCGTCCATGGCCGCGCCCATGAACGCAGCCGTGAACGCAACCGTGAACGCAGCCGTGAGCCCCGAGACATACGAAGTCATGGGCGCGGGCACGGCGGGCGCGGCGGGCACCGTCACGGGCACCGACGGGTACCCGGGGGCACTGCGCCCGCACGAGAGCGCGGACCCCGGGGAGACCTTCGCCCTGATCGACACGCTGCTGGTGCTGGCTCGCGCCCACCGTCCGCGGGACAGCTTCGACGCGCTCGCCGAGTACCGGCTGCTGGAGCGCCGGGCGCTGCTGGAGGGCCATGCCCACCGCCGGCCGCCGCCGGCCGCCGCCGGCGGCTGGGTGCACGGGGACTTCCACCCGCTCAACCTCCTCTACCGGGGCGACCACACGGGCGCGGAGCCGGCCGCGATCGTCGACTGGGACCGGCTGGGCGTCCAGCCGCGGGCCGAGGAGGCCGTACGGGCCGCGGCCATCTTCTTCGTACGGCCGTCCGGCCGGCTGGAACTGGGGAAGGTGCGGGCCTATGCGCGCGCCTACCGGCGTGCGGCCGGGGCGGACCGGGCGGAACTCGCCGCCGCCGTGCACCGGGTGTGGTGGGAGCGGCTCAACGACTTCTGGATACTGCGTTGGCGCTACCAGTTGCACGACCGAAGGGCCGACCCGCAATTCCCCGCGGTGTCGGCCCTGGCGGTGTGGTGGACTCGGGAGTACGAGGCGGTGTGCGACGCCTTCGCCGGATGA